From the genome of Nicotiana tabacum cultivar K326 chromosome 2, ASM71507v2, whole genome shotgun sequence:
ATAAAAATTCTCTGAAAATAAGGGCCATGTAATCAATGGTAGACCTACTGTTAAAGCTTCTAGTATTGAATTCCAACCGCAATGAGTCAAGAATCCTCCAATTGAGCGATGTTTCAAGATTAATACTTGTGGCGCCCAACCTTGGATAATTAAacccattttattcttttctacAATATTTTCCTTGAAACCATTAGGCCACCAATTAAAATGGCCGTTCTCGCCGTCTTCTTGATTTTTCTCCTGCTCTCTAACCACCCAAATAAATGGACAATTTGCAGCCTCTAATGCTAATGCAATTTCGCTAAGCTGATCATTGGGAAATCTTACCATGCTCCCAAAGTTAACATAGAGCACAGAGTTGTGTTCTTGTTTTTCCAGCCAATTCAAACAATCACTGTAACCTTTCCAAGGGTCAGTAGAGGAATTGGAGTTtgaaatttcttttgaaatttttacGCATTCCAGGTTGTTGATAAACAGAGAGAGGGGGCCAATGTGCCAACCTTTTCTCCCTCTAACTTTTTTATAGACTTCGGCATAACCAGGTTCGAGCTCAGAACAAGTGTTATGAATAATGCCATAGCTACGAAGCTCAGCTTCTAGGTTTTCATTTACCATCAGACTGAAATCAGTCTCCTCTATAAGGAAATCTTCTATTTCTGAGCGTTTCATTTTGATCTCGTGAGGTAAGCCAGGGATCAAGAAACGCTCAGAATCCGAAGCCACTTTCATATGAGGTGTGTATCCCTTAAGAAAATGCCAGGCACATTGATGTATAAAAGTCGCAGGTTGAAATGAGTACCTCGGAATTTTCAACTCCTCAGCTAAATCAACAGTCCAAGGAAAAAACATGTCGGAGACAATGCATTGAGGATTGAGCTGCCGAATTAACTGTTCCATGGGTTTTTGGAGCAGCGTAAAGCCATAACATACTTTGCCAACTATTTCCATTGAAGGGCTAGCGATAATATTTTCAACTCCCTCAGGTAAGTCCACTTCATCTGCCGGAAATTTAACCGTTTTGACGGAGATTTCGCTGCCCAATTCGAGACAGTCTTTATCGACTGAGGATTGAAAAAGGAGAGCATTTTTTGGAGTGGCAATTATGGTGATTTTGAGGCCTCCGTAGAAGGCGAAAAGTCGAGCAATGTGTACTATTGGTGTTATATGGCTATTCATAGTATATGGAAGGAACACCACATGTGCCATTGCCGCCGGTGACTTACAGTGATGACAGTAGTAAACAAGTCACAGAACTGAAAGGCTGGGTGTAATTACTGGTTGTAACTTTGTATTTTATGAGGAAATAATGCAGGGGAGCAGGGCAGATCTAGTTCAAAAATTATGGGTTCAAGTAAACTCGATAATTTTTATGTAGAACTTGattttgtactaaaatattctttaaatatataaaaatatttagttttGAACTGTATTCTTtggtttattttaaatatataaaaatatttagttttGAACTGTATTCTTtggtttattttaaatatataaaaatatttagttttGAACTGTATTCTTTGGTTCGTTATTATATATTAACTTATATTGCTTTACAAACTCGTAAACTTAAAATCTCGAATCTCTATAACCACCAATTGTCAAGTTGAACAGAATCTTGGAGTTTGCAATCATACAAAAAATTTGTTGAATTATGAAAGTAGCTATCTGAATGTTCAATAAATGTTGAGACAAACTTTCAAGCTCAACTCCATGTAATCTTTGTTGCCTTTTACGTTGTGTCCAAAAAGTTGAAGTTGAAACTGTTACTTCGATATTTGAGCTTAGTGTCTGTGTCACCCCTCAACATAGATTTAAATGTCATTATCTTGCCAAATTTTCAGCACCAAATCTgtataatatattttttgtcaACACCTCAATAAAGAGTTTTCATCTTAAAGAATTGTTTGGATTAGGGGTGGTATGTGGGCCGGGCCCGGTTCTGGGTttcgcgggcccggtcctaagtgggccagTCCTAGGCGGGCCGGTCCTAAGCAGTCCCGGGATTCGCGGGCTTCTCGTTGAAACTGgtccgggaccgggaccacgaactagcGGTCCCGTGTTAAGTGGGCCGGTCTCGGGCCCAAACGGTCCTAAGCGGGCCCAAGTAGGCCCAACTAaaactttctatttttaaaattatttttatacaagttagagaaaaaaatgataataaaaatatctaaggcaattcctagtaaattatattatagaattgtcacctaaattttttaattcaaatttaaagacaaaaatattgtaaagagatattcaaagcaatgcgttataatatatatactatactatactatatatacatcttaagatatataagctatattcgatttactatatatacatcttaagatttatacattaatattcgatttatatactatatatacatcttaagatatatatatatatatatatatatatatatatatatatatatatatatactatatatacatcttactatattaagatgtatatatagtatatcgtaagatgtatactatcgaatatggcttatatactatgtatatagtaagatgtgtgtgtctctatatatatatatatatatatatatatatatatatatatatatatatatatatatatatatatatatatatatatatattcatcatcattttcatcaatagttggattaccataaagagcattcatatattcatggtttaattgttcactggggcaatattatggcaaaattgactctcggtaaattgtaataaactattattgcTATCAAGAATAGTAGGTATAGGACGGATAACAGGTTTAGGCCGGGGAGccggggaagtggaggaggaacagattggccactaaATTTACCACTCttgaatttttccttatttttactaaacattttttttagGGAATAAGCcttcttaattaatcaagcaaagtaaataaaacaaacaaaactataatattaaaacttaagagttggaacgagtttatcgaattgacgaacaacttgttgaaaaataattatcgttgaagacttgaagacttcaattcgccaacttcacaattttgcacaaattgtaacaattaggtaagcaattatagaagaatattagagagagattgagagagattaatgattttgtgagaaaaataaaagaatgagggggtatttatagttgaaaataggaaaaaagtataattataaaaagtttggggttaaaacaaaatttggggggttaaatggctattttacaaatagccaacggctattttggtAGACCAAATggctagtttttaaatggccaaacgattaaatttttttaattttaaaaattatccgttgggcccgtttaggaccgcttgaaccgGCCCATTTCTGAGCCGGTcccggtcctaaacggtcccggtctcgcgggcctcCCCTATAAGACCGGCCCACTACCCGGCCCACCACCTCACGGTCCCGGTCCTATCCGAttaggaccgtttaggcccaccgCCCATGTGAGCTTGCGATCCTGGACCGATCCCGATCCTAACCGGCCCACATTACACCCTAGTTTGGATGAATTCCGATAGCAGCTTACTTTCAATGTGCGGTAACATTGAGACAAAGGAAGCTCAAATTGGGTAATTTTCAGTACTGATAGTATATACTCtatcttcttttattgtttcattgcGCACGCACATTtatgatttttgtcattttataaCTTACTCCCGCCTGTCCatgttaattgattattttttaagcataataaaaaatttatcttttagtattaattaataatgaaaatAATTATGTTAATCTTAATTGATTTATTGGGAATATAACAAATACTCTCAGACTCTTTGCTCCAagaacaactttgaaaaaaaattaattccttcttaatatttgaaaaaattaaatattataaatcacaaaaaaaggttaaaaaattaattaaagttgacGGGAGGGAGTAGTGGACAATATAGTCCCACAAAAGAAGGATAGATGCAatgtaggggtgtacaaagaaaatcgataaaccacatcaacccgataatccgattcaaaccgagaaaaaaaccTGATtgtagtttggtttgatttggtttagtgttgaaaaaaaatccgaccataattggtttggcttggttttaactaaaaaaaagtgtgatgacccgataggtcatcgtatcttttaaaacctaattctgtgatctgaagccttaaaaatctcattttaccctcctcgaGTTGCGTGCGCAGCCCGGGCGTGTTTCAGGAAAGCATTTAtgttaaaaatattgaaaaatatgaaattttgctttgaaaaccatttgagttgactttggtcaacgttttgagtaaacggacccggacccgtattTTGACGGTAACGGTAGGTCCGTGTcataatttgggacctgggcatatgtccggaatcaaattccgagatccctggctcgagatatggaattttgatgaaaaattaaaagtttgaaagtttaatgattttaagaattgactgatgTTTGGTTTTGTtaataccgggtccgtattttggtttcataGCCCGGTAcgggtccactataatatttagggcttgtctgtcgaatttgctgagaaacggagttgatttggcgTGATTTGGACGTTCGATTGTAAAAATAGAAGTTTAacagctttcttgaaaatttcatttgatttggtgtccgattcgtagttctaggtgttattttggcgatttgatcgcgcgagcaagttcatatgatattctaggacttgtgtgcatgtttggtttggagcctcgagggcttttcggataggctacgggatgatttgaacttagaaattttggTTTTCCTCAAGTTTCAGGtgccttctggtttccttcttcgcgttagcaaaggcactctcgcgaacgcgatgtgtgAACTGGGCTGGGTGGGTTTTTCTCCTAGGCGAACGTGAGACTACTGTCGCAAACGCGGAGCATTGGAGGgattgctctacgcgaacgcgaatagTCACACGCGAACGCGTAGCAATAGGCAGACTGGGAAGGGAAACTGAGGTTACactacgtgaacgcgaaggtcaggggctaaaccttcgcgaacgcgtgtagcctctcgcgatcgcgtaaacCATTAAGgctctgctcttcgcgaacgcgtcagtgtttacgcgaacgcgatgaacactgacGCCAAGTGATAAAACAGTCCCATTTACGGGATTTTgccattctttcaaaaatttcaaaactagaagacttagaggcgattttcctaaaagtttttcttccccaatttattggtaagtgattctaccctactttctttcaattacccattacatttcatgagttttcaacctaaaatctaggattttcatggtgaaaattgagggtttgggtagaattagggatatttgcataattggaatttagacctcgaattgaggtcggattttgaaataaattatataatcgaGCTCGGGGTGAAtgaattttggtctgaacctcgggttttgaccaagcgggcccgaggtcgatttttgactttttggagaaaagtttggggaatctaaatttatgcattgtaattaatttctttagtaatatttgatattattgagtcgtttgtggatagatacgagtggtttggaggtggattgtagaggaaaagcggtaattgagcattgagtggcctttggagcgaggtaagtgttgtgtctaaccttgacttgagggaatatgacttgtttgtctatttgctacatgtttagatattggggaacaacgtatatgtgaggtgacgagtacttatgcattatagtagggttaaagcatgcgggcgggggcttggtttcttgcaattatagcttcctttgttcatgttatccatgtttagactaatattattaaattgatcattcttatcatgtttacggatcttctgatgataattgagtattgatttcgaagttgaggttgatattgtggaactaaATGTTGAAGTAAAGCTTATACTTGTTATTATATCTTCCTATtattatttgttcattgcattatggtaagggagagtgatAACGTATGAAGGGTAatgccgtaccatattgtgagtgttaatacacgaagggtaatgtcgtgtcatattgtgagtgttaatgcatgaagggtgatgccgtaccatattgtgagtgttaatgcacgaagggtgatgtcgtgccacgttatgagagttaatgcacgaagggtgatgccgtgccgtatctattgatttatattgtgaggctgagagtaaaagcatgaaaggtgatggcgtgtaattttcttcattgtgtttagttgtttttcactggttaaaagcatgttgactgttctggttatcatttccgtTGTATCTCCTATATCCTGTgcccctttagcatgtccccctcccaatagtacatgtttagctgttattgttgttttcttatacatatactgttatctgcacaggtttattatgtgagtgtcttgtcatagcctcgtcactacgtcgtcgaggttaggctcgacacttaccagtacatgggatcggttgtactgatactgcactctgcacttcttgtgcagattttggtactggtcctaGCTGATCGTGAGGCTTAGCATCTTGGATTTGCTATCagaagacccaaggtagatctgctggcgtccgcagaccctagAGTCTtttcctagttttatcatttactaTTTTCTTACTTCGAAACAGTGTATTTTCCCTtttcagactctatttgtagtaaatcatagtagctcgtgagttgtgactccagatccgggtggtagtaattaatgaagtttCTTTTTATATTATTCTGTACTCGTTGTATTccattttagcttatttgctgttatttactgaatcaaataaggattggcttaataattctctaatgtcggcttgcctagcaagtggaatattaggcgccatcacggtcccgacggtgggaattccgggtcgtgatatataggtatcaaagcactaggttgcctaggtctcacaattcacgagcgagcttagtagagtctgggggatcagtacagagacgtctgtacttatctcccaGAGGCTATGAAATTTAGGAataaatttcacttctattcttctttgtagtgcgattttattctatcattactgattgaactcttttattcttgtccttccacagatggtgagaacacatattGGATCTTCAGCCGAGCAGTAGCCAGAGCCTcaagtggcagctcctacgaggggtagaGATCGAGGCCGAGGGCgtactagaggccgaggcaggggcggGGCTCATCCCAGAGCCCAAGCAGTggcaccagcagtggagccttaggtagagtttgatgaggaggttccagcctagGTTGTGCAtatcggaccagctcaggttccggaagGGTTCATTGTcaccccagtgcttcaggacgctttggtctgtttggtgggccttatggagagtgtggcccagccTGGTGCATTTCCTacggcaccagccgtctctcaggctggaggaggagcccaaactcctgctacACACACTCCGGagaagatggctccccagtatcagactccagctgCTCATCCAGTCAGAGTAGTTCagtcggttattgcggcacagccCGATGATGGGTCagttatgtcttctgaggctttttggagattggacaggtttaccaagatcttcccggttcacttcagtggtgctcctacagaggatccctaggagtatcttgacagttgtcatgaggtactacggaacatgggtataatggagaccaatggggtcgattttgctgcatttcagatgactggttcgcccaagaaatagtggagagattatttgttgaccaaaccagcggggtcgcctgctcttacttgggaccagttctctcagctctttctAGAGAcgtttctccctatcacactgagagaggagcatcgtcgacagttcgagcgtctccagcagggcagtatgactgttactcagtatgagacccgttttgtggatttggcccatcatgctcttcttcttcttcctaccgagagagagagggtgaggaggtttattgacggacttgatcagcctatcagattgcagatggctaaggagactgtgagtgagatttcttttcaggcagctgccaatgtcgccaggcgagtcgagatggttcttgctcagggaggtcaggTGTATGACAAGAGACCACGTCATTTCGgggagttcagcggtgcctcatctggaggcaggggtacttttggtaaaGGCCATCCTCTTAagccattttattcagcactccaggcatcccacggtgcctcaggtggtcgtggccctcatatgccttattctgtccagctagcctacagtgcaccaccagctcatattagtgcacctccgctccagagttttcagggttgctaatcaggtcgacagggtcagtttcatgGTCAGCAGTCATAGTAGCCCAgttcctgttatacttgtggtgacccgaggcacattgctagattttgccctcggacatcgggcagctcacaacatcagggttctcgtgccatggttccggcaccagttgctgtaccacctgctcagctagccaGAGGCAAGGTTCAGGCAGcaagaggtagaggccagactattggaggtggaggtcaggccgttagaggtggaggccagccagctagaggccatcccagggacaTAGTTCAGGGTGATGGGGCCCatccccggtgttatgcttttccagccaggcctgaggctgagtcatttgACGTttttatcacaggtattgtttcagtttgcagtagagatgcttcagttctatttgatccgggttctacttattcctacgtgtcatcttattttgcttcatatttggttgtgcctcgtgattctttgagtgctcctgtgtacgtgtccacacctgtgggggatgctattattgtagaccgcgtTTATCATTCATGTGTAGTCACCATTGGGAgacttgagactagtgtagaccttctacttctcgatatggttgatttcgatgtcattttgggtatggattagttgtcaccttatcacactatattagattgtcacaccaagacactaaccttagccttgccggggttgcctcgattagagtagagagggactcctggccattctaccagcagggttatctcttatataaaGGCTCGGCGTATAGTCGAGAAGAGGTGTCTAGCTTCTTTGGCGTATgtacgcgattctagtgcggaggctccttccatggatttagtaccctttgttcgtgagtttccagaggtgtttcctgcag
Proteins encoded in this window:
- the LOC107830945 gene encoding nuatigenin 3-beta-glucosyltransferase-like, encoding MAHVVFLPYTMNSHITPIVHIARLFAFYGGLKITIIATPKNALLFQSSVDKDCLELGSEISVKTVKFPADEVDLPEGVENIIASPSMEIVGKVCYGFTLLQKPMEQLIRQLNPQCIVSDMFFPWTVDLAEELKIPRYSFQPATFIHQCAWHFLKGYTPHMKVASDSERFLIPGLPHEIKMKRSEIEDFLIEETDFSLMVNENLEAELRSYGIIHNTCSELEPGYAEVYKKVRGRKGWHIGPLSLFINNLECVKISKEISNSNSSTDPWKGYSDCLNWLEKQEHNSVLYVNFGSMVRFPNDQLSEIALALEAANCPFIWVVREQEKNQEDGENGHFNWWPNGFKENIVEKNKMGLIIQGWAPQVLILKHRSIGGFLTHCGWNSILEALTVGLPLITWPLFSENFYSEKLLEQLGLGIGVGADVWNSGFIVSSPVVSKEKLELAIKCLMCDSEKSREIRQNAKLMAEKLKSAAEEGGSSHSQLIALIEEIKSSSFKNFT